From Pandoraea norimbergensis, the proteins below share one genomic window:
- a CDS encoding TonB-dependent receptor yields the protein MVGSLLGLATAYGHAQTVAPPGAASAVSADAESANPAPQTNASPGNTAESAETKTAASAKDGATLNTVVVTATRRREPAREVPMQINVISADELQKSGAKTMSDFLASEPGVDLNTQGGSGAGQISMRGVTTGEQTGPTVGVYVDDVAFGGSTVFSQGATFALDMSLLDLNHIEVLRGPQGTLYGAGAMGGLLKYVTNEPDTNAFSGQASAGMSATKHGGIGNTASAVLNIPIKSDVAAVRVSAFSQHDAGYIDAVGPQAGSRIDRGDTYGARASLLLTPTSQFTVRLSAITQNINRNAPNYVAYDKSGQPIDGDLTTRVYAPEPFHQNVQLYSLGVEYDFGWARLNSITSYQSVKTDQPQDLSVVYVPALAAQGLNLNSVVAANFAKTNKVTQEFRLTSAANQRLEWLGGLFFTRERSESDQGILAGFPNGTQATLSGLVAPSTYTEYAAYGDLTYHVTPRLALTGGVRIAHNQQNYDQTTSGLLGGPPQSTSSPSSDTSKTYMLTASYGLTDNSNVYVRAASGYRPGGPNAQLISPITGLPGNGNPTFQPDTLWTYEAGYKADLFDKRLSFSATVYDIEWKNIQQLGAVDGVNQVLNAGNARVKGFELASSFRPDRHWSFGLGFSYIDAKLTQGNAATGTQSGDPLPNSAKFSATLTGTYHFSLGTYASYVGFSERFVGRRHSGFSGSSGRPDYLLPGYAVTDLQAGIDFGRASLNFYVRNLFDRRALLAAGTALMPLGGPALVSVAQPRTIGAVLTVPF from the coding sequence TTGGTCGGTTCGCTGCTGGGGCTGGCGACGGCCTATGGACATGCGCAAACCGTAGCACCGCCCGGTGCGGCGTCGGCGGTGAGTGCCGACGCGGAGAGCGCTAACCCGGCACCGCAGACCAACGCAAGTCCGGGCAATACCGCAGAAAGCGCAGAAACCAAGACCGCAGCGTCGGCGAAAGACGGCGCGACACTCAACACCGTGGTGGTGACCGCCACGCGTCGTCGCGAGCCTGCGCGCGAAGTGCCGATGCAGATCAACGTCATCTCGGCGGACGAGTTGCAGAAGAGCGGCGCGAAGACGATGTCCGATTTTCTGGCGTCGGAACCTGGAGTCGATCTCAATACCCAAGGCGGAAGCGGTGCCGGACAAATCAGCATGCGTGGTGTGACGACCGGAGAACAAACCGGACCCACAGTGGGTGTCTACGTCGACGATGTCGCGTTTGGGGGAAGCACGGTCTTCTCGCAAGGCGCCACGTTTGCACTGGACATGAGCCTGCTGGATCTGAATCACATCGAAGTGCTGCGAGGGCCGCAGGGCACGCTCTACGGCGCAGGGGCGATGGGCGGGTTGTTGAAGTACGTTACGAACGAGCCGGATACCAACGCATTCTCCGGGCAGGCGAGCGCGGGAATGTCGGCGACAAAACATGGTGGCATCGGCAATACGGCCAGCGCGGTCCTGAATATTCCAATCAAGAGCGATGTAGCCGCCGTGCGTGTGTCGGCGTTTAGCCAGCATGATGCCGGTTACATCGACGCCGTTGGCCCGCAGGCGGGGAGCCGCATCGACAGAGGTGATACGTACGGCGCGCGCGCGTCTTTGCTGTTGACACCCACGAGTCAATTCACCGTGCGGCTGAGCGCGATCACGCAGAACATCAATCGCAACGCCCCTAACTACGTTGCCTACGACAAGAGTGGCCAACCCATCGATGGCGATCTGACAACGCGCGTTTATGCCCCGGAGCCGTTCCATCAAAACGTTCAGCTCTACTCCCTCGGCGTGGAGTACGACTTCGGCTGGGCACGCCTGAACTCGATCACGTCGTATCAATCGGTCAAGACAGACCAGCCTCAGGATCTGTCGGTGGTCTACGTGCCGGCGCTCGCTGCGCAAGGGCTCAATTTGAACTCGGTCGTCGCGGCAAACTTTGCGAAAACGAACAAGGTGACGCAAGAGTTTCGTCTGACATCGGCGGCGAACCAACGCCTCGAATGGTTAGGCGGGCTCTTCTTTACCCGAGAACGAAGTGAATCGGATCAAGGCATTCTCGCGGGATTCCCTAACGGGACGCAGGCCACCCTCTCTGGGCTGGTGGCACCGAGTACCTACACCGAATACGCGGCGTATGGCGATTTGACGTACCACGTGACGCCACGTCTGGCACTCACGGGTGGCGTCAGAATTGCCCACAACCAGCAGAATTACGATCAAACCACGTCGGGGCTTCTGGGTGGCCCGCCGCAATCGACTTCGTCGCCGTCGTCCGACACCAGTAAGACCTACATGCTGACGGCCAGCTATGGGTTAACCGATAACAGCAACGTGTACGTTCGCGCGGCCAGCGGCTATCGTCCCGGTGGGCCGAACGCACAGCTCATCAGCCCGATCACAGGGCTTCCCGGCAATGGCAATCCAACGTTTCAGCCCGATACGCTTTGGACCTACGAGGCAGGCTACAAGGCCGACTTGTTCGACAAACGTCTCTCGTTTTCAGCCACGGTTTACGACATCGAGTGGAAAAACATTCAGCAGCTCGGTGCCGTGGACGGCGTCAATCAGGTGCTCAACGCGGGTAATGCACGCGTTAAAGGGTTCGAGCTGGCGAGCAGCTTCCGCCCTGATCGGCATTGGAGCTTTGGCCTGGGCTTTTCCTACATCGACGCCAAGCTGACGCAAGGCAACGCCGCAACTGGGACGCAATCGGGCGACCCGCTGCCGAACTCGGCGAAGTTCTCGGCCACGCTGACCGGGACCTACCACTTCTCGCTCGGGACGTACGCCTCGTACGTCGGCTTTAGCGAACGATTCGTCGGCCGTCGCCACTCTGGATTTAGCGGCAGCAGCGGCAGGCCCGATTACCTGCTGCCGGGCTACGCCGTGACCGACCTTCAGGCGGGGATCGACTTCGGCCGCGCCAGCTTGAACTTCTACGTGCGCAATCTGTTTGACCGCC